TAGACTGATTCATCTATTGACCAAAAAAAAGAGCACTTGATGACTTTTTCCTATTTGGAAATACTCACCTCCACTGAATTTTTTCAAGAGTGTTATAGCCATATACAGTTCACCAAACCAGGCCTGGCTTTTCCTATGCCAAATATCTGAAAACACTCAGGCATGGACTGATGGACACATTACATCCAATAGGCAGACATCAAAATACACACTAGTCTTTGGAAACAAAAGGTGCCCCCTATGAAAGCACAGCACCCTGACTGGTACAATGTCAAACTGCCCATTTCCACACAGTtgttattttatgaagaaaacagGAGGCCTCTGGACTTCTAAAATGCATGAGAAGTGCATTCTGGGTCTGGGCTTCGATGCTTACCTGGACCTAAAATGAGGGTTCCGCCCTGCTGAACTGGATCTCCTTGAAAATCAAAAAGAGGGCCAGTCACTGCCCGCCACAAGCTCCAAATGCTTCCTGAGAGTATATTTGACTTTACATGTGGGCTCTGTCCTAAAATATTAGAAAGTGTCTTTAgatattatcattttatattcaattagatatttaaaaagatgttagtACTTCTATAAAACATGCTCTGTTTTGTGTATCCTCTTAACTTGtgacttgtcttttttttcccccccaaagaACAGTTCCTCAGCCTTTCACTACTGATGTTTTagaccagataattctttgtccTGTGCAATgtagtgttgggaactgccctgcctggtatcagaagctgtaacccccaccaagtctaaggctgagggagtggcctttgaccataaaccagcaaggagacaaaagcttatctccctggcaggagtgctgcttctgctgcttcattcataactgaaccccaatgcttggtcgattagccaatgacgggtaagattccccaagggaggaacgatctaagacaggcacgatcacgtgggaggcccccaagaaaggactttgggggctacagcaaaagggggtgatggaccctcgctcctcggctgtgatatagcctgagtcctcattgtctgggagaaaatctctttatcccttggctgccttacttcccttactccacctaagcctgaaacaatgacagggtggtgcagctctgtgctggaaagggtgggttccctgggtgatcaggcctaagaaagaatatgtaagatcctgtgaaacctactttgtttagaatgctctcagttgaatgataagggtccaaggaagaggtaagtttgttctttaaagttttacagctctttaatcctgactcaaaataggccctcagacttccttgctatctattgtttgatccttacttcctggcaatgtttaatgagcttttacctgaatccctatgcaaacaaaaccaataaaaagcctctccggagggggaacaggGCGCTCCCCATgggaggagtggcccttctgttcctattcccccacaggacctggttgtctctgtgtatgtttttctcgcgtgttgatGAACATCCACAGCCAAGATGGAAACTGCTCGGCGGTATCCACCACAATGTAGGGTGTTTAGTAACACCCTTGACCTCTGTACCCATTAGATGCCATAGCAGCCACCATCCACCAAGttgtgacaactaaaaatgtctcTGGACAATGTCAGATGTCCCCTGGGGAGAAAAACTGTCCCAGATTGAGGACTTCTGGTTGAAAGGAAAAAGTGATGACAGACCCAGACCATTATCTGCCACAGAAAACTGTGGCAGACTTCTCAAACTGGTGGTGCTTTCCTTTTCAATTCCCCATTCATACATTGTTTAGTCTCTAACCTACACATAGGTAGCTCCATTCGTTCTCAAGAAACACTGCAGCACATTGTTATATGCTGGTCAAAACCTGTTTCCTCTTTCTGGGCCCACAGCTGAATCTCCCAGTCTTCCAGGCAGTTAGGTATGGTGCGTAGCTATGTTCTAACCAATGAGTAGAAGGATGTGCACTAGCTCCTAAAATCTGCCACAAGTGATTCTCCATGTTTCTTCTATACTCTTGGGAGCCTTGGGCTGAAAATGGCAGAGCCACAAGATGGAAGGGAACTGGGTCCTTCCATATCATGTCCCTGAATTGCTACTTGAATACAAGGCACCCAAACAGATGCACCCttcttgaaatggaaaaaaagaaaaagaaataaccttTGACCATGTTATGCTACTGAGACTTTGGGGCTTAGCTGTAACTATGGCAGCTACCCCTCCATCTTTTCTTGGCTGCcagtttttctatttcctttctcacaCTGACTGATACTTTACTTCCACTCCTTGAGTGAAGAAACTTAGTCACTTTATCCTTCATGTAACTTATTTTTCTCCTATTCCTGTCTTTTATGActtgcttttaactttttatgttgATGATTATGCTGCCTTTGACCTGCCTGATTTCTTAATATTCCCAGATACCTATTCTTTTCCTCCATCTCTTGAACTCTTTTATATCTTTCATGTTTACATTAGAATGGACATACCAAGAAACAAATATAGGTTCATCAGCCTGAAGACATGAGGAAAAgacatttttactgttttataggATTCCATACCTACAATAAATGTTCAGAAATCCAAACTACCTCCTAATGTCCAAAGAAAGGGTCATTTGGTATTTTTGAAATAACAGAAATTCAACTGAAGGAGATTCCACAACCCAGAATTTAACAATCTTTGCTGTGAAGCAGACTCTGATTTTGCCAGTTTGAATTTAGTTCTTATGCATAAAATtcctatttttcagttttcttttctatttactttGATTCTTAGACTCAAGAAcagaattttactttaaaacactAGGGTAAGCAAATATTGTAAGAGGCATGTTTTCCGAATTGTACTTGTCTTGCACCTGTAGTCATCACTGTAGATTTAATATCATAAATTAGCCTCTTATCAAATAAGGCAAAATGAAATACTACTGGGGAAACCCCCAACTCCTTTTCATTTAATGGctttactttcttcctctttttctttataaaatgtccCATTGATTTAACACTataattgtattgtattttttagtGCGTTGATTTCAAGTAGGACTATTTGGAGACTGATTCTGAGATTCATACTATTTcagggagaaaattttaaaagttatttgtaaGAACCTAATATCTTCCGTTTGGAAATACAGTACTTTAACACAGGTCAAAGAAGTTTCAAAGATTTGACTATACCCTCTCTTACAATCACAAGGgtatattttgtttagaattcaTCTGTTTTCTTTGCAATTCTGTATCTTTGTTGTGGCAATGCATGGTGAGGTGTTACCAAAGTGAAAACCACAGTTTATAGCTCAAGTGCTAAATGGTGCAGAGACCTTACACATGCAGAGCCTGTTACAGTCCACAATTGGGACTGCTGAAATTTCCTAcactaaagagagaaaaacagcaaactCTGTGTTTAAGCTAGCTCATCAATAGTGTTAATAAAGTTTAAGTTGcttcttaaaaaaacatcaataaatggATGATGTCAACTCTATTTCATAAATAGCTCCCCAGTCaatccccccccctccccgcccatcCATCCACCTCTACTTCAGGccctgttatttctttctttccagcctATTACTACAGTCTTGTCACAAACTGGCTCTGGTTGGTGAGGTCCAGTGCCTTCTCCACTGTGGATACGTGACTGTAACACTTGTCCACCTCAAATACTTGTATGACTCCCCCACTGTCTCCAGAACAAATCCAAACTCTTTGGCTTGTCACCCATACTCGGCATAAATGGCTACAACCTGTCCCTTGGCTCACACCAATTCCCAAACTAGCTCTTCGACTCTGGCCAGATGCAGGGCCTTGCACTTCTTTTCAAGAGTCAAATTTTAGCATGCTTGTGAGCTTTTGCATGTGCTCTCTGTCAGCAGCACCCTTTCCCAGGCTCGTTTTACCCAGCTAACTCCCTTAAGGTTGAGCTTAGACAacacctcctctgagaagccttcccaGATACTTGTTTCCTCAGATTTCAGGCACAGGTATTAGCAGAACACTCCTCTTTTATAAGCCCTTAATCTGGGTTGTAATTAGCTGTTTGCTTCTATCACTCAGATTATGAGCTTTGGGATGGCAGGGGCTGTgtcttttatcattattttcctGTAGCATCCAACAGAGTGGTTGTCAACAAACAAGAGctcaataatatttgttgagaatTAATGATTTGAGTTCAAGTTGAGTTCTCTTATTTCAAATTTCAGAAGCCAAGTTTTTCTTACCTAAAACACATATTAAGGGTTCACCTAAATGCCTAAAGTTTATAAACTCtattaattataaaagaattGTGCTAAGGGCAGGGAATGTTGACCACATAAAGGTGAATAAAACATCAAACACTTAACTAACTATACTCCTGGCCACTTTACATGCAACAACTAAGTATATAATGATGTACAAGGtgctattaaaatacaataaGGGAAGCAATTACCTCTGCTTGAAGAGCTATTACGAGTCCCTTTGAGTTGGgcttcaaatgaaaacatttcatcaATTAAAGAACATAGAGTATTCAAAGTTGTGATGATgaggtataaaaatatattagcttaagcaattatttttcttttaattacaaaagtaaaatgtactcattgtaaaaacaataaaagccacTTTTCTCACTTTCATTCCTTGGGGTAGGCACTGCAATATCTTTTAAAACCTTCATTGTATTCACATATGCACACTACAGATCTTTATGTTTGTGAAATGGTTCTTGTTTTCACAAAACTGTAATCATTGAAAACATTGTCTTGCAACttgttttttaacttcatttagtACTTTACAAACAGCTTTCCATGTCATTACACCCCAGAAAATGAATCTTTTAGAGCCTGGTGTACACAGACCACTTACGAGAGTGATAAAAAGCAGCCTGAGTTATGAATTTACCCTTTGTTTCCCTATGCATggttaaatgtaaaaatacaccATCAGTGTTTTCTACTTGAGAAATGTCATGTGTTACCTGAGGAGGTAATTTCTTCACCTCTTTTCATTCCCAATCTTTTATAAATTTCTCTCTCAGGATCAACATAGATTTCATGACAATACCCAGTCAGTTTGCAGAAAggctacaaaaagaaaatatttgggttttttataagaaatgagagaaaagtaattataatctaaattttagtaaatttaacCTATAGTTAGTGGTTCAAATCATATTTCTATGTCTGTTAGTTTTTCAATTTGTGATACATTTACCTCAATATGATGGTAGGATGACTGCCCAATCACTATAAGGGCGACATTTGCCTCctttaggagaaaaaaacacatgtacATACTATTAGAAATTATGTTTTCTACAACTTCCCCTTGTCCAactctttttgtttcattctaATGCCATCTACAGGCTTCTTGAAGAATGGAATAAACAGCAAAATCCTATGCATCAAAGCAAAGAAATATATAGTTGTCCCTCGCTATATCACCATTCACTTATTGCAGCCTCACTGTATCGATACAATGAGGCTGCAATAAGTGAGCCTCAATATAGCAAGGGacgactgtatacttcactggtgagtacccatgtagaattttatatgttttaaaattacataggtttaagagtgtagaaagtgtttaaaagCATATGAAGTGTTCATAAAAGTGTGggaaggtttataggagtgtgggaagggtttataaagtcttaaaatatatctaagtaataaaataaatataatgctgctacttcgaggattttcacctatcaagggagtctctggaacgtaactccctCGATAGGTGTGGGATCACTGTATGCTAAAATGTTGAATGCGGATGATCTTTTgctaagaactttaaaataatatagtcaataattctCTGTACTCCCCcaaaagtatactttaaaaaagaataaaaagtagagttatttaatcagtttttttttcacatccctATTGTTAAGGTCTGCTGAAAACAGACCTGAGTTTTACAAAGGCTACCTAATGACTTAGCTCAAAAGCTCACCTGGGGACAAACTATATGTGCCTGAAGAAAAACACGTGTGTTTGGCTGTCACAGGGATATGAAATctgtacaaatacattttttcacGTTTAAGATATATTAATGTTTTCCTACAATGAACAACTTTTTGGagtgtttttattacaaaaataaagaaaagaaatacgaGTAATTGCCAGCATTTGTACTTTTGGTCATTATCATTCAACAGTTGTGAATAGGCAGGCTAGTAGGTAATATCAAAATTACCACTATGGTTAGTATGTTTATAAGCAGGCAGTGCCCAGCCCAACACATTAAGACAAATAGATCTCTAAAGTGTCTCTCTCCTTTTTGGAGGTTCTGGTGTGGGAAAGTGATAATCTGGGTTTGTCAGCATCTGGGCTGGAAAAGCAGTGCATTCCACACATGACCCCAATGCACTTAAAAATGACAGTTGACTTTCACAAGGTCGCCCTGAAGCAAGGCACGCTGCTGCTCAGCAACTCAATCTCAGGAACTTACTTGTAAGAAGTTCTTGGGGATTTTGGCTAGATCGTCTACGTATTCCTTGCAGGTGTAACACAGGAAATGCTGAAATCCCAACACGGCAAAAAGGACAAGTTAGCAACTAACACCCTCAGGGTCCAGAAAGGACCGAGTACTTCGTTTCGAGTGACTCGAACTCAACACTCACGGTGGGTGGGAAAAGGTGTCAAGGGGTGCCCAAAGCGCATTAAAACTGGGCCGCACCCAGTCCCTGCTAGGCCTCCTCGCTTGCTGAGAAAATGGCATTGGCCTGGCGGGCTGTTAGTCCCTTCCCGTTACCGGAAGTGAGAGAACGCTTCACACCCAGGACGCCTCTAGTGGACTGCAGCAAGAAGGACCCGGTGGACACCGCTCTCGACCCCGGACCCTCTGTTCGACCGTCCCGTTGTGCCCCCAGCCGAGGCTGTGCAAGCAACCTCCATCCCAGCCAGCGGGCGACCTCCCGGCCAGCGCTCACCCGCACGAAGACCACGACAGCCCGGCGCTCCCGAAACAGCTCGCCGAACGGCACCCGCCTCCCAGACGCGTCTAGCACGGGAAGCTCGGCCACGGCGGCCGCCAGTGGTTGCCGGCGCTCCTGGCCGCTTGGGTCCGGGGCAGCAGCGGTTCGGCTGCTGACCTGCCGAGTGACCGGCGCCAGGGCTGGAGCAGCCATCGTGCCCGACTTCCGCGGGCCGGGATTCACGCCGGCCGGAGCCGGCAGGACGTAGAGGCGGTGCCAGACGGGTCTCTACCGAGGTGGGAGCCAGAGACCCGCGCAATTCCGGGCGGAGCTCAGGGGAGGCGGCGCTGCGCGGAGGTCCTTTCTGCACCGGCGCAGCGCTGCGGGCCGGTACCCACCGAGTTGGCCAGCGCTTGCCCAGCCGCTCAGTGAGGGGTCCCTGCGGGCTCGTTTACTACGCGCCTCCGCAGGTTTGGGGGCTGCAGGAAAGTCCACGCAGCCCGAGCGATTCTGGTAAAATCGTTCCTGGCGTTACTGGTAGAAAGAGTGAGATGCGTCTGATGCAAGAAGGTGTTATTTAGGAAGAATGCAGTCCCTTCCTTTCATAGCAGTTTGGGCTGACGTTAGTTTTTACCTACTCGGTAGAACCAAGGAttactgaggatttttttttaacgcAGGACAACCATATCTAGGATCCAAAAGAATCATTGTTTtaacttatattttgtttttaacccaTCCCCCTCTTCAGTTTTGCCCCAGTTTCTTTTCTGAGTTATCATTAACAGTGTGATATACAGATCTTAGGTGTTGcgttaaattaaataaaaaaacttccaacatTTTAGCATGGCATTTTAAACATGTccaaaaagttgaaagaatttcaCAATGAACACTGCTATATCTGCCACCTAGATTCTTGACATTTTATGCTACTCTTCATCACGTATCTACCATTTGTCCACAGTTAGGTGAGTTGTGCCTGATTATCCACCTATgaaaatatggaacattttcaaaacaggATAAAATTCCCCCAgtactactttttaaaagctgATAATAAACCTATTTTAGAAATGTACCTACTAACCTTATGGGGTGACCACTTTATaacatataaatgtctaacccctgaaactaatataattttgaCTGTTCACTGTCAACtctcaaagtaaaaattttttataaaaagaaatagaatattttaaatatctgaggAAAACAGAGGTAATCGGCCTGACATCTTGCATGTAAGTGGAGACAGTGTGCGATTTCACTTTATACTACATTTTTTCCCAGTACATTTCTTTGAGTGATATCATATTTTTGTAAAGCTGGGTTTTCAACAGTTGTGATAACAATCCAAAACCACACAAAAGTCACTATGGAACAGGAAACGAGAACGGCAGGGTCTGATCTGACTTTAATGTTTGAGAAGTTACGTAGTTCCCAACAGGCACGCACATCCtggaatgaaacaaaaatactaatttttcttGAAGTTTATGGGTATATCTTCAAACAGCTACTAAGTTATTCAGACATAAATACTTACTAAGTTGTTTGGACCTAACTTCTCAACAAAGGGAATGATAGGAATTTCTTTTGGCCCAAGGATGCTGTGGATAAACTACTGAGAACTTGAGTGTGCTGTGAACCAAGAATGATTGGGAAACTCTGAATTAGATGATAACCTCCTTGCCTTCTGCAGCACTGTAATATTGTCACAGGCTGGCAGGaggcctggcatatagtaggccACTATAATTAGTGAATGTGTGGAATGGGCCAGAAGTGGTGGTGCTAAGAGAGCTCTTACTGGCCAGGTTGGATCCAGTGTAAATCAAGCCCCGGGAAGAGAGGAGCCGTACTGCTAGGTAAGACTGGTGTTTCCTACCATTTGAAACAAGTAGGGCAGGGCTCAGAAGACACATCCCACTGCAGTCTGGCCAGTCCACAGAAACTTATCAACCTAACACCCAACCAGATCTACGTCTATTCATATTATTCCTGAGATGAGCCTCGCCTGAATGAAGATGCCCCAAATTTCTTTGGCTTAGTTGCCAAACACTGGCTCTAACTCCAGTTTTCACATCAGTCTCCCAACAACTCCTCCAAACTCCCTGGTTGAACCTGGGCATGTGTTAATTCATCAACTATTCCAGCCCGATTTGGAAACCTTGACCTTCTAGCTTCTGGTTATTTGATGCAgtgtacattttatttctctaaagcaCTTGCTACAATTTTGATTAGTTACAGGCATATCTCAGAGATATTGAGGGCTTGGTTCCAAACCACCATAATAAAActatcacaataaagcaagtcacataatttttttgtttcctagtACATacaaaagttatgtttacattaTACTGTAGTCTATTGAGTATGCAATATGTCTAAAAAAGGTATGTccctttattaaaaatactttattactaAAAAATGCAAACCATCAGCTGAGTCTTCAGTTAGTCAtaatctttcattattattatttaaaatattgtgagaGTTACCAACACAACACGAAGACatgaagtgagcaaatgctgttggaacAATGGTACTGGTAGACTTGCTCAATGCAGGATTGCCACAAACCTgcaatttataaaatatgcagTATCTGTAAAGTAcaataaagtgaagcacaataaaatgtaTGCCTATACTTGTTTCTTgtccatttcctttttaaaatatattttattgattatgctattacagttgtcccattttttctccattttattctcctttatcctgcacccacctcccaccagcattcccctgccctccttagttcatgtctgtggatcgtacatataagttctgtggcttctccatttcctatactattgttaacttccccctgtctattttgtacctaccatttatacttcttattccctgtacctttccccaccattctctccctccccacagataaccctccatgtaatctccatttctctgattctgttcctattctagttgtttgcttagtttgtttttgtttttaggttctgttgttgatagttgtgagtttgttgtcattttactgttcattgtctcgatcctttattttcttagataagtccctttaccatttcatataataagggcttagtgatgatgaactccttgaagttgactttatctgggaagcactttttctgcccttccattctaaatgaaagctttgctgggtagactaATCTTTGGcataggtccttacctttcatgacctggaacactgctttccagccccttcttgcctgcaaagtttcttttgaggaatcaactgatagccttatgggcaatcctttgtaggtaactctctccttcctcttgctgctttaaagattctctccttatctttaatctaggATAATGTAAtcatgttgtgccttggtgtgtgcttccttgggtccaacttctttggaactctctgagcttcctggacttcctggaagtctatttcctttgccaggatagggaagttctccttcattatcttttcaaataggttttcaatttcttgctcttcttcttctccttctggtatccctataattcggatgttgggacgtttaaagtTGTCATGGaacttcctaagcctctcctcattttttttgaattcttgtttctgcattctgttctggttgaatgtttactgttccttccactccaaaccattgatctgagtcccagtttccttcccttcactgttggtttcctgtatatttttctttatttcacttttcatagccttcacttcttcctctattttgtgaccatactttgCCATGtctctgagcatcctgactaccagtgttttgaactttgcatctgataggttgactatctcttcatcacttagttctaattttggagctttgatctgttctttcatttgggcctttttttttttttttgtctcagtgcacctttacattataaggggcagagccttaggtatttgatGGGTGGGGCAACTCTCTGctacattgtggcactgtatgtgggggtggagtggttagagagggaacagtgccacttgcttcaGCTCTCagtggctttcagtcacttccctcattacccacaagcaaactggggccttctggtgctgattcccgggtgggtggttttgtgtacattctagaaccctgtgggccTTCCAACAAACTCtactgtgatgctgggagtttctgctgccactgcaatccccacaggctttttcaatcagaggttttgaggctttatttccctgcactggaaccctgggttacgtggtctgtcttgctccccagttgttcctcccggtttatctgcacacaaatgtgggaccacctggtctgtcaTCTGCTGCCTCCCCTATCTggttctccagctgctgccttgctgcatgtcctcccctcccctcctattggtttaaatgaatatttcttcttgaactccttggttgttggccttccatacagttcagttttctggcagttctggttattttttattttcaaatttgttgttggccttcttttggttgtgtgcggaggcaaagtgtatctacctaggcctccatcttggccagaagtctgtttcTTGTCCATTTCTTAAGTTAACTATAACTGCCCTGATAACAAGGTCCATGTCTATGTTGTTCTGTATATCTTTAGAATCTATCACAGAGCCTGGTACATAGAAAGTACCCAACTGGTAATCATGAATAGATGAACTTCTTTTTGCTTGTCCTTAAGTTTTCCTCTTGTACTTCTCTCTCTACCTGtccttcccactccccagccttttattatttttctttgcttctccACTATGTTTCTGACATTCAGTGTTGTCCACACACCTAGCTAAGTTCTGCAGCTGTACCTGTGCCTGGAAAATAGTGCATTACTGGCTTTATTTATCTCTATTGCTGTCACTAATGGACCTTGGTTTTCCTGAAACAAGGAATGCAGCTTTCAAGAAGCTGTTTTGTCAAGAAGTAATTTAGGTGGAAGGGTTAACTTGGTGTCAATATACCCTATCAACCTTTTCATGAAAGCCTTgcccagagaaaagcagaagtaaaagcttttattttgctttctttgtttaaCTAATGTGCtcctgagaaaagaaagaacagtaaAAAGCCATCCCTGAAAGGAGACTTATTACTAGTTGCTAATGATTAGTGTCATTGAGTATAGTATTagcagaggaaatgaaaatagataATTGAGGATTTTAGAACTGGAAGAGACTTTAGAAACTACTTAGACCCATGGAGGTAAGGAATCTGACCTTGTGAGGAGAACTCACAAGGTCAAGCCCAGCTTCTTTCAGGCCTGGCTTCATTCCAGCAGGTGCTATGGTGCTTGCATCTAGTCCTCACAGTGTCTTTTAATGATTACCTGGGGAGAAACATTCTTCCTGAGTTACTTGTCCAGGTGCAGGTAAGAATCACCAAGGGAATGTACTGATGTTGGTTTGTAAACCATAAAATGTCCTACATTTATAAGACATCATCACTACAAAAGAATTTCTAGAAAGCTTAGTCTTAAAAGtgaaggacattctacaaaatacttgACCAATACTCTTCTAAAGTGTTAAAGACCATATAAGACAAAGACTGAGAAATCGTCATAGAGAAGATAAgtgatgcggaccctggctcatgggccgccatattgtggatgagatatgagacattcacatggtctactgagtcctgtgaaggaaaagggcgagcatggcttttctctcaaggggagcaaaaagccgaGGCCCTTGCTGTGACCGGCCTTTTTTGGGTTTCTCAGTACATTacataatggtcctcatttactagccacaggttggctttaggtagttaccttttacagaaaacaaaggagcagatgctgctaatcacatcagagaagaaggacatttgcaaatgaaaagggaaaagtagttgaacaggttacactcatccttggaagatttagcatggattttaggaaggtacagtaagcacttgctgtctcaattcagggtgagggagatttagcaaaagcaagtctcaaagcggcctaggtacattgcaggcctgattccccacaggagaacctatccatgggtgtgggtcctttgcatctccaagtgggagctgggcccatgccactcagaatggtctcctacagatAAGGAGTATGagaactaaatgcaatgtgataTTCTGAATTGGCTCCTGGAACAGGTCATTagtggaaaaatagaaaatccaaataaagtctATACTTTAGTTATTTGTACTAAtgttaatttctcagttttgacaaatgtatcgTAGTTACATAAGATGCTAATATTAGAGGAAGGTGAGTAAATGTTAAACAGAAACTCTCTGTACTAGTTTGCTATTCATCTGTATACCTAAAATTAGTttgaaatgaaaagttaaaaaaatgttccaGAGTCCAAGTCACTAGAAAGAAAAGTGTGAATACAGTTACAAATGATTGCTCTAGAATATGTCTTATTCTGGTTTGGATGTTTCATTTGGTTACTtttcaatggattttttttccagagtaTTAATTGCAGTgtattatagttttctttatcCTTTAAACTTCTGAGGATATATGAACTGTTTTCTTATAAATTCCTTAATTCTTGTACTTAGGATGTGAAAGGCAGAACCATTCacacagtcaataaatatttacttggtAACTTCCCTGCCTGCGTTAGGCG
This sequence is a window from Phyllostomus discolor isolate MPI-MPIP mPhyDis1 chromosome 3, mPhyDis1.pri.v3, whole genome shotgun sequence. Protein-coding genes within it:
- the PRXL2C gene encoding peroxiredoxin-like 2C isoform X3; this encodes MAAPALAPVTRQVSSRTAAAPDPSGQERRQPLAAAVAELPVLDASGRRVPFGELFRERRAVVVFVREANVALIVIGQSSYHHIEPFCKLTGYCHEIYVDPEREIYKRLGMKRGEEITSSAQLKGTRNSSSSRGQSPHVKSNILSGSIWSLWRAVTGPLFDFQGDPVQQGGTLILGPGHYIHFIHRDRNRLDHKPINSVLQLVGVQHVDFTNRPPVIHV
- the PRXL2C gene encoding peroxiredoxin-like 2C isoform X4 gives rise to the protein MAAPALAPVTRQVSSRTAAAPDPSGQERRQPLAAAVAELPVLDASGRRVPFGELFRERRAVVVFVRHFLCYTCKEYVDDLAKIPKNFLQEANVALIVIGQSSYHHIEPFCKLTGYCHEIYVDPEREIYKRLGMKRGEEITSSGDPVQQGGTLILGPGHYIHFIHRDRNRLDHKPINSVLQLVGVQHVDFTNRPPVIHV
- the PRXL2C gene encoding peroxiredoxin-like 2C isoform X1, with the translated sequence MAAPALAPVTRQVSSRTAAAPDPSGQERRQPLAAAVAELPVLDASGRRVPFGELFRERRAVVVFVRHFLCYTCKEYVDDLAKIPKNFLQEANVALIVIGQSSYHHIEPFCKLTGYCHEIYVDPEREIYKRLGMKRGEEITSSAQLKGTRNSSSSRGQSPHVKSNILSGSIWSLWRAVTGPLFDFQGDPVQQGGTLILGPGHYIHFIHRDRNRLDHKPINSVLQLVGVQHVDFTNRPPVIHV
- the PRXL2C gene encoding peroxiredoxin-like 2C isoform X2, producing MAAPALAPVTRQVSSRTAAAPDPSGQERRQPLAAAVAELPVLDASGRRVPFGELFRERRAVVVFVRHFLCYTCKEYVDDLAKIPKNFLQEANVALIVIGQSSYHHIEPFCKLTGYCHEIYVDPEREIYKRLGMKRGEEITSSGQSPHVKSNILSGSIWSLWRAVTGPLFDFQGDPVQQGGTLILGPGHYIHFIHRDRNRLDHKPINSVLQLVGVQHVDFTNRPPVIHV